CGTTTTATTTCTCCCTTTTTCATGCGATTCAATAAATGACCATAAACGACGGTTGCGGAACATCCAGGGCCACTTGCCCCGGACAAGACCGGTTGACCATCCCTGTATATCATTAAACCGCAATCTTTATATTGCTCTTCTTTAATCGGAGTACCATGTTTTTCAAATAATGCCAGAGAAACTTCATGTCCAATCTTCCCTAAATCCCCGGTCACTATTAAATCATAATAGGATGGGTCTAGGTTCCGTTCTCTTAAATGGGCTTCAATCGTATCTACAGCAGCTGGGGCCATGGCACCGCCCATATTGAAAGGATCAGTCAATCCCATGTCGATGACACGGCCTATCGTAGCTGAAGTGACCCTAGGGCCTTCCCCGGCACTACTTAATAAAGCCACCCCTGCCCCTGTAACGGTCCATTGGGCTGTTGGAGGTTTTTGCCCTCCGTATTCAGTTGGGTAGCGAAATTGCTTTTCTACTGCGGCGTTATGACTTGATGCTCCTGTCAATAAGTACTCTGCCCCTTTGGTATTGACAAGGTATGCACCAAGAGCCAGTCCCTCCATGGAGGTGGAGCAGGCACCAAATAAGCCGAGATAAGGTGTTCCCAGTGTACGACAGGCAAAACTCGTAGGGGTTATTTGATTGATAAGGTCGCCTCCAAGGAAAAATTGAATCTGTTCCTTCTGAAGACCCGCCTTTTCGATTGCTTTTGTACTCGCTTCTTCCAATAAGACTTTATGTGCCTTTTCATAGGTATCTTGATTTATCCATAAATCGGAATGGAGAAGATCGAAATCATCCGCAAGCAAACCTTCTGCTTCAAATGGACCGCCAACGGTTCCTGTGGAGACGATGACAGGCTTTTGATCAAACACCCATGTGCGATGCCCCGTAAGCATTATTAACCACCCCATTGTAGAGTATTGTCAGTGCTAAGATAAAACCTTGGAATAAACATAGATCCTTGAGTCAATTCCTTTTGAAATCCTTTTATTAAGGTCTTACGAAAATTTGTAAGCGTATGAATTAATAGCTTCAGCGACTTCATCCTGTTTCATTAGCTTTAGGCTTGATTGCCTGCATTTGGTTAATTGGATTGCTTGTATGTAACCTTATGGTATATTCAAGCCCCGTCCTTTATTAAAGAAAAAAGAATGGAAGGCTTCATTCTCCTTATGGATTAAAGATATAAAAAAGGCTGGTTGCTTTAACCAACCTTTTTATATGAATGATTATTGTTTATATTGAGGTTCCTCGTTTTGAATCTCTTCAATGCGAGGCGTGATGCTGTCCACGATTGTTTGTGTTTGTTGGGCAGCTTGTTGGTATAGCTGTTTGGCTTGCTCATTATCTGTGGAAAGAGCGAAGGTTTCAAAGCTCGCTTGAGCGCTTTTTAGCCCTGCTATAGTTGTTTTGACATCGTTTATTACTGTCATGTATGAACCTCCTTAGTTTGTAACTGCCTTATTAGAGTAAGGAAAAAATGATTATCTATACCTTCCAAATTTCTCTAGGATTGAATTAATCAAACGTTTGATTAATGGAAAGGGAACAGGCAGAAGTGTAGTTAATATCATTTTCCACCTATTTGATACGCAAATTGTTTTATTGTTTAATTATTGACTGAATTCAGAATTCTTAATATAATTACAGGAAACATAACGTGATTACGTGAGGTGATATGACATTTATATTCGGGACGATTTGTATAGTAGAGTTGTTTTTGAAATTTCAACTGAAGAAGTGTTAAAAGGCCTGCTATTTTATAAAAGCAAACAGGAGTCGGAAATTGAATCGATAAAAGGTAAAATACATAAATATGAGCAAAAACGAAGAGCTGAGGAAGCTTGGTATCAATCCCTATCACCATTTAAACGTTTTTTTACAGGGCGTGCCCCAAGTCATCACCAGGCCGTTGAGCATTTGGTGAATGTTAAGGATAGATATAAAAAAATTGAGATGATAAAACAGAAGGTTGCTTTTTTAAATCAGGTGATTGGTTTACTCGAAGCTGAAACGGAAAAACGGGAAATGAATTTACCATCGGACATCATTAAAGAAATAATGGACTGGCAGAAAGCGGAGGGAACACCAAGATGACTCTAGAAACGTTAAACGCTGGATTGGATACGGTTTGGGTGGTTCTGACAGCAGCCATGATTCTATTAATGGAGGGCGGGTTTGCTTTATTGGAGGCGGGGTTCGTCCGTACGAAGAATAATGTGAATATCATCATGAAGGTTTTTGCTGATATTACGATCGGAACGCTTTGCTATTTCGTCGTTGGTTTTGGCTTAATGTATGGAACCGATGTATTTGGAACCATTGGCGCAAGTGGCTTTCTGCTGAAAGGCGATTTGTCGCACATCGATCTTACGATTTCCATGGATGCATTTTGGTTATTTCAAGGGGCATTCGTCATCGCCGTTATTTCGATAGTTTCGGGAGCGGTTGCGGAAAGGATCAATTTTCGGGCTTATCTTATTTTTGTCGTAATGATGACGGCATTCATCTATCCGATTGCCGGTCACTGGGTATGGGGGGCTGGCTGGTTAAGCGGGTTAGGCATGCAGGACTTCGCAGGGTCTGCAGTCATTCATGCACTAGGCGGTTTTTCTGCACTTGCGGCTGCCATTGTAATCGGTCCGAGAGCAGGTAAATTCACTTCACGGGGGACTAGCTCCATTTCGCTGCCGAGTAATCTCCCACTGGCATCTGTCGGGGCATTCCTTTTATGGTTTGGCTGGTTTGGGTTCAATGCAGGAAGTACCTTGCAGGCTACAGATGTACGCATTGGCCATATTGCCATTGTCACGATGCTCTCAGCAGCATCAGGGGGAGCGGTGACCTTGCTTTATACACTATTTAGATATGGACGCTCGGATGCACCTTCCGTCATCAATGGCTCACTTGCAGGTCTTGTCGGGATTACAGCTGGCTGTGCATTCGTTAGTGATCTGGCAGCATTACTGATTGGAGCGGTTTCTGGAATGTTGATGTTAGCTGCGACCAATTGGTTGGAAGCCCGAAAAATCGATGATCCGGTTGGTGCCTTTCCCGTTCATGCGGCATCAGGAATGTGGGGTACGATAGCGGTCGGGCTTTTTTCCACTGAAAACGGATTGTTTGCAGGTGGGGGATGGCATTTGCTCGGAGTTCAAACGTTAGGATTAGTGGTGTTATGCATTTGGGGCTTTTCAGTAACATGGCTCGTTTTTAAAGTTATAAATGTTTGGCTGCCTATAAGATCCACTGAAGAAGAAGAAGAACTTGGGTTGGATATTAGTTATCATGGCATTATGGCCACACATACCTCACCAGAGTTCATTAAGGTAGAGGACTACTATAAGCAAGAGGAAGAATTGACAAGGTAATGTCCATAATACGATGGTAGAATCAAGTAAGAGGTGAATTTTAAATGGGTGCATGCAATCTTAATCATTCGCAACAAGATGTCAGGCTGAAATTTGAGAGTCAAAAGGCATTTTTACCAACCGAATTGAGTCAAACATTAGATCGATATCTTGAAAAAGGGAATTCGCAAGAAACATTGAATGAACTTTTTCATCTATTGAAGAAGTATGACTTGTCTACCCAGGAGGAACAGGAATCTAGAAACGAAAAGTTGAAACGGATAATGCTGTAAAAGAGAAAGAACGAGAGTGCAAGAATACTCCCGTTCTTTTTTTGTTTTTTCATTATGGAATCTTCTGTTAAATGATTTAAAGGATTCCGCGGGAATGGCTGACTCCTATTTTCTTTTTAACCAACGCATCAATAATTATAACTACTTAATTGATTAATCATTTTAATTTAAAGATTTAATCAATCGTTTGATTAAACCTCATGTACTGGCTGACTAACAGAGCCTTCGATAAAAGCATGGAGAAAGTAAAAAAGCGGGAGCCCATAAGGAGCTCCTGCTATTTCTTTAAAAACCATCATCTGTTGCGGTGAAGGGGATGTTAAGGTTTCGTTCAACGGCACGAAGTCTTTGATTTAGTCGATTCAGCCTATTCGTTTGACGTTGATCATTTTGACTCAGTCTGGTTATTTCCTGGTTTACACGGTTCACTTCTCGATTTATCCTTGTAATTTCTTGGTTCAGCCGAGTGAGTTCCCTTGATTGACGCTCGTTTTGACGCTCAAGTTCCCGGACTCTTCTTTCAAGTTGTTGAGGCTGCCTTTCAACATCGAATTGGTCGGGCACCTGGCTATATGGATTTTCTTGTACCTGTTGAAGGTTCCAATCTTGCTGTGGCATGTAATCAAATCGTTCGGGCTGTTGGAAATATGGGTTATAATTAGGCTCAAAGTACTGGTGATTTCCATTTTGTTGTGGAATAGGGTAAAATCCGTATGAATTCATGGTCAACTCTCCTTTTTTAAAATCAGGATGGATACGTTATAACTTATGTAAGTTCCGATGAAGTGACTAGGCGTTAGCCCATACGAATGGGGAGAAGAGTTAATTTACAGAAAAAATTTCAATAAATTTGCAGAAACCATCCGGTTCCTATATCGTTTAGGATAGGAGAAATTCTTTTAATCCATCTTGAAACCAATCCATGGGATAATCCGTATATATAGAAAAGAGTGTAAGTCAGGAGTGTAATGATTATGAATCGATTTCTTGCTGATTTTGTTCCGATATTGATTGCATTTCCAATGGTTTTGCCGGTTTGGCTGATTAGCTATTTTGCATTGAATCAACCGTTTGCCCTATCCGTTGTCATTTCTTTAGCAGGAGGGGCGCTTTCATACTGGCTAAGTTCCGTATATTTTTCATCAAGATACCTCAAAAAACATGAATTGACGAGAAAAGAATATCAATATATAAAGAAAAATTTAATTGAAGCAAAATCCAAGATATGGCGGGTTCAAAAAGCATTAATCTCGGTCAGGCATATCTCTTCTTTTAAACAGAGGAAGGATATGATTAAAATGATCAGAAAAATATATAGTCTGACAAAGAAAGAACCGAAGCGATTTTACCAGGCGGAACAATTTTATTACTCGCATCTGGATTCCGCCATGGAGCTTGCGGAGAAATATGTTTTTTTAGCACAGCAGCCAAAAAAGAATAGGGAACTCGAACTTTCCTTAACAGAGACTCGCAAAACTTTAAAGGAACTCACTAATACGATAGAAAAGGATTTATATAAAGTGATTGCCGATGATATCGATCACCTTAACTTCGAATTGGATGTTGCTAAGCAATCCATTAAAACTAGAAAAGAGTCACAAGTAATTGATGAAAGCAGGAGGTTAAAATGAATAACAATGATCCAAACCTGTTGAATAAAACGAATAATGCCAGTTTGATCGATGATCTTTTAGCCAATCCATTTGATGGGGTGCAGGAGCTGGAGAAAGTATCTTCCCAGGAAGCGAAACCGGTTAAGCTGATTGATGTCATTCCTGAAGAGAACAGGGCAAAGGCATATCAGCTTGCCGAACAAATCGACCCAACGAATCATCAGGCGATGATATCCTATGGTACACCCGCCCAATCAAAGCTTCTGACCTTTTCTAATTCCATGCTTGAGCATGTCCAGAAAAAAGATGTGGGTGAAGTGGGCAGCATTATCAATGATTTAATGAAAAAGTTAAACGAGCTGAGCCCGGATGAGCTAAAACCGGATAAGCCCTCTTTCTTTGCGCGTATGTTCGGGAAGCTCTCGGGATCTGTACAGGAAGTGCTATCCAAATATCAAAAAACTGGTGCCCAAATTGATCGAATCAGTGTGAAACTCGATCGGAGCAAGAATATCCTGCTATCGGATATCGTAATCCTTGAAAAGCTATATGAAACGAATAAGGATTACTTCCAGGCATTGAATGTCTATATTGCAGCCGGGGAAATTAAACTCGAAGAAATCCATGGGAAAACGATTCCGGAGCTAAGGAAGTCCGCTGAATCAAGCAATGATCAAATGAAGTTTCAAGAAGTCAATGATATGCTGCAATTTGCTGAACGGTTGGATAAAAGGCTTCATGATTTGAAATTGAGTCGCGAAATCA
The DNA window shown above is from Peribacillus sp. FSL P2-0133 and carries:
- a CDS encoding group-specific protein; this encodes MGACNLNHSQQDVRLKFESQKAFLPTELSQTLDRYLEKGNSQETLNELFHLLKKYDLSTQEEQESRNEKLKRIML
- a CDS encoding ammonium transporter, encoding MTLETLNAGLDTVWVVLTAAMILLMEGGFALLEAGFVRTKNNVNIIMKVFADITIGTLCYFVVGFGLMYGTDVFGTIGASGFLLKGDLSHIDLTISMDAFWLFQGAFVIAVISIVSGAVAERINFRAYLIFVVMMTAFIYPIAGHWVWGAGWLSGLGMQDFAGSAVIHALGGFSALAAAIVIGPRAGKFTSRGTSSISLPSNLPLASVGAFLLWFGWFGFNAGSTLQATDVRIGHIAIVTMLSAASGGAVTLLYTLFRYGRSDAPSVINGSLAGLVGITAGCAFVSDLAALLIGAVSGMLMLAATNWLEARKIDDPVGAFPVHAASGMWGTIAVGLFSTENGLFAGGGWHLLGVQTLGLVVLCIWGFSVTWLVFKVINVWLPIRSTEEEEELGLDISYHGIMATHTSPEFIKVEDYYKQEEELTR
- a CDS encoding DUF1657 domain-containing protein, translated to MTVINDVKTTIAGLKSAQASFETFALSTDNEQAKQLYQQAAQQTQTIVDSITPRIEEIQNEEPQYKQ
- a CDS encoding 5-bromo-4-chloroindolyl phosphate hydrolysis family protein, with the protein product MNRFLADFVPILIAFPMVLPVWLISYFALNQPFALSVVISLAGGALSYWLSSVYFSSRYLKKHELTRKEYQYIKKNLIEAKSKIWRVQKALISVRHISSFKQRKDMIKMIRKIYSLTKKEPKRFYQAEQFYYSHLDSAMELAEKYVFLAQQPKKNRELELSLTETRKTLKELTNTIEKDLYKVIADDIDHLNFELDVAKQSIKTRKESQVIDESRRLK
- a CDS encoding toxic anion resistance protein, encoding MNNNDPNLLNKTNNASLIDDLLANPFDGVQELEKVSSQEAKPVKLIDVIPEENRAKAYQLAEQIDPTNHQAMISYGTPAQSKLLTFSNSMLEHVQKKDVGEVGSIINDLMKKLNELSPDELKPDKPSFFARMFGKLSGSVQEVLSKYQKTGAQIDRISVKLDRSKNILLSDIVILEKLYETNKDYFQALNVYIAAGEIKLEEIHGKTIPELRKSAESSNDQMKFQEVNDMLQFAERLDKRLHDLKLSREITIQSAPQIRLIQNTNQALVEKIQSSIMTAIPLWKNQVAIALTLIRQRHAVEAQKQVSKTTNDLLLKNSEMLKTNTIETAKENERGLVDIETLKNTQANLISTLEETMRIQEEGRHKRRQAEQELASMENELKQKLLEIKG
- the spoVAD gene encoding stage V sporulation protein AD, whose amino-acid sequence is MLTGHRTWVFDQKPVIVSTGTVGGPFEAEGLLADDFDLLHSDLWINQDTYEKAHKVLLEEASTKAIEKAGLQKEQIQFFLGGDLINQITPTSFACRTLGTPYLGLFGACSTSMEGLALGAYLVNTKGAEYLLTGASSHNAAVEKQFRYPTEYGGQKPPTAQWTVTGAGVALLSSAGEGPRVTSATIGRVIDMGLTDPFNMGGAMAPAAVDTIEAHLRERNLDPSYYDLIVTGDLGKIGHEVSLALFEKHGTPIKEEQYKDCGLMIYRDGQPVLSGASGPGCSATVVYGHLLNRMKKGEIKRLLVVATGALLSPLSFQQSETIPCIAHAVSIEYE